A single Vulpes lagopus strain Blue_001 chromosome 3, ASM1834538v1, whole genome shotgun sequence DNA region contains:
- the MOCS2 gene encoding molybdopterin synthase catalytic subunit isoform X1, whose product MSSLEISSSTFSQEMKLPSSPPLVEGSALDPFRCVRKDLNEIEEKPKDIIKFTAEKLSVDEVSQLVISPLCGAVSLFVGTTRNNFEGKKVISLEYEAYLPMAENEIRKICSDIRQKWPVKHIAVFHRLGLVPVSEASVIIAVSSVHRASSLQAVSYAIDTLKAKVPIWKKEMYEESSSSWKRNKECFWATDD is encoded by the exons ATGTCGAGCTTGGAGATCAGCTCCTCCACCTTCAGTCAGGAGATGAAATTGCCATCATCCCCCCCATTAGTGGAGGGTAGTGCTCTGGATCCATTTAGGTGTGTGAG GAAAGATCTGAATGAAATTGAAGAGAAACctaaagatataataaaattcacTGCTGAGAAACTCTCCGTAGATGAAGTCTCACAGTTGGTGATTTCTCCACTCTGTGGTGCAGTCTCCCTATTTGTAG ggaCTACAAGAAACAactttgaagggaaaaaagtcaTTAGTTTAGAATATGAAGCATATCTACCGATGGCAGAAAATGAGATCAGAAAGATCTGTAGTGACATTAGGCAGAAATGGCCAGTCAAACACATAGCAGTGTTTCATAGACTTGG cTTAGTTCCAGTATCAGAAGCGAGCGTTATCATTGCTGTGTCCTCGGTCCATAGGGCCTCATCCCTCCAGGCTGTGAGCTATGCCATTGATACTTTAAAAGCCAAGGTGCCCATATGGAAAAAG GAAATGTATGAAGAATCATCATCATcttggaaaagaaacaaagaatgtttTTGGGCAACTGATGATTAA
- the MOCS2 gene encoding molybdopterin synthase catalytic subunit isoform X2, protein MSSLEISSSTFSQEMKLPSSPPLVEGSALDPFRKDLNEIEEKPKDIIKFTAEKLSVDEVSQLVISPLCGAVSLFVGTTRNNFEGKKVISLEYEAYLPMAENEIRKICSDIRQKWPVKHIAVFHRLGLVPVSEASVIIAVSSVHRASSLQAVSYAIDTLKAKVPIWKKEMYEESSSSWKRNKECFWATDD, encoded by the exons ATGTCGAGCTTGGAGATCAGCTCCTCCACCTTCAGTCAGGAGATGAAATTGCCATCATCCCCCCCATTAGTGGAGGGTAGTGCTCTGGATCCATTTAG GAAAGATCTGAATGAAATTGAAGAGAAACctaaagatataataaaattcacTGCTGAGAAACTCTCCGTAGATGAAGTCTCACAGTTGGTGATTTCTCCACTCTGTGGTGCAGTCTCCCTATTTGTAG ggaCTACAAGAAACAactttgaagggaaaaaagtcaTTAGTTTAGAATATGAAGCATATCTACCGATGGCAGAAAATGAGATCAGAAAGATCTGTAGTGACATTAGGCAGAAATGGCCAGTCAAACACATAGCAGTGTTTCATAGACTTGG cTTAGTTCCAGTATCAGAAGCGAGCGTTATCATTGCTGTGTCCTCGGTCCATAGGGCCTCATCCCTCCAGGCTGTGAGCTATGCCATTGATACTTTAAAAGCCAAGGTGCCCATATGGAAAAAG GAAATGTATGAAGAATCATCATCATcttggaaaagaaacaaagaatgtttTTGGGCAACTGATGATTAA